A stretch of Acidobacteriota bacterium DNA encodes these proteins:
- the guaA gene encoding glutamine-hydrolyzing GMP synthase, with the protein MASDHETVLILDFGGQYTQLIARRVRELGVYSEIVPFNTTTEEIRRKDPRAIILSGGPSSVYEEGAPHPDPAVIQMGVPVLGICYGVQLMAHFLGGEVKPSNRREYGQAEIAVQAESQLLAGLSSPLKVWMSHGDYVSRPPEGFTITAATEAAIGAVEDHARKLYGVQFHPEVAHTPQGKEILRNFLVNVCQLRCDWTMASFIETTVEDIKRRVGDGRAVCGLSGGVDSSVAAALVARAIGDRQTCIFVDTGLLRKNEFEEVLEAYQEMDLNVIGVAAGERFLTKLAGVIDPERKRKIIGNEFIEIFQEEARKLGHEDFLVQGTLYPDVIESVSVKGPSAVIKSHHNVGGLPEKMNLKLIEPLRELFKDEVRRVGRELGLPEDIIGRQPFPGPGLAVRILGEVTADRVALLQEAEAIVIEEIRRADLYDKVWQSFAVLLPVSTVGVMGDMRTYDNAIALRVVESLDGMTADWARLPYDVLQRISSRIVSEVRGVNRVVYDISSKPPSTIEWE; encoded by the coding sequence ATGGCCTCCGATCACGAAACCGTTCTCATCCTCGATTTCGGCGGACAGTACACTCAACTGATCGCTCGCAGAGTTCGCGAACTTGGCGTCTACTCCGAGATAGTCCCCTTCAACACGACCACCGAAGAGATCCGTCGCAAGGACCCGCGAGCCATTATCTTATCCGGAGGTCCGTCGTCGGTCTACGAAGAAGGCGCGCCGCATCCTGATCCCGCAGTAATCCAAATGGGCGTGCCCGTGCTTGGCATCTGCTACGGCGTGCAACTGATGGCTCATTTCCTGGGCGGCGAGGTCAAGCCGTCTAACAGACGCGAGTATGGACAGGCCGAGATCGCCGTTCAGGCTGAGAGTCAGTTGCTCGCTGGTCTGAGTTCGCCGCTCAAAGTCTGGATGAGCCACGGCGATTATGTGAGCCGTCCGCCTGAAGGTTTCACGATCACCGCGGCTACTGAAGCTGCAATCGGAGCTGTCGAAGATCACGCGCGTAAGCTCTACGGGGTTCAGTTTCATCCTGAGGTCGCTCACACTCCCCAAGGCAAAGAGATACTCCGCAACTTTCTGGTTAACGTTTGCCAATTGCGCTGCGATTGGACGATGGCCTCGTTCATAGAGACTACCGTCGAAGACATCAAGCGTCGCGTTGGAGACGGCCGGGCCGTTTGCGGTCTGTCGGGTGGAGTCGACTCCTCGGTCGCGGCTGCGCTTGTTGCGCGAGCGATCGGCGACCGTCAGACCTGCATCTTCGTGGACACCGGGCTGCTCCGCAAGAACGAGTTTGAAGAGGTGCTCGAAGCTTACCAAGAAATGGACCTCAACGTGATCGGCGTCGCGGCGGGCGAGCGCTTCTTGACGAAGCTTGCGGGCGTGATCGACCCCGAACGCAAACGCAAGATCATCGGCAACGAGTTCATCGAGATATTTCAAGAAGAAGCGCGAAAGCTCGGCCACGAAGACTTTCTCGTCCAGGGCACACTTTATCCCGACGTGATCGAATCGGTCTCAGTGAAAGGCCCGTCCGCGGTGATCAAGTCTCATCACAATGTGGGCGGCTTGCCTGAGAAAATGAATCTCAAGCTGATCGAGCCTCTGCGCGAGTTGTTCAAGGACGAAGTGCGAAGAGTGGGCCGCGAGCTGGGCTTGCCCGAAGACATAATCGGTAGACAGCCGTTCCCGGGTCCGGGCCTGGCTGTTCGCATACTCGGCGAAGTGACTGCCGATCGCGTGGCCTTGCTCCAAGAGGCTGAAGCGATTGTCATCGAAGAGATTCGCCGAGCCGATCTGTACGACAAGGTTTGGCAATCATTCGCGGTGCTGTTGCCGGTTTCGACGGTCGGAGTGATGGGAGATATGCGGACTTATGACAACGCGATCGCGCTTCGGGTGGTCGAGTCGCTTGATGGGATGACCGCCGATTGGGCGCGGCTTCCTTATGATGTGCTGCAGCGAATCTCGTCTCGAATCGTGAGCGAGGTGCGCGGGGTCAATCGAGTGGTCTACGACATCAGCTCGAAGCCGCCTTCTACCATTGAGTGGGAATAA
- a CDS encoding MmcQ/YjbR family DNA-binding protein, with protein MSKSQTQKRPRKGKPVTFDTVRQLALALPGVEEGTSYGTPAFKVGGKLLARFHQDGESLVLKTEYAAREVLIGANPKTFYITDHYRCWPWMLVRISNVDPGELGALLEEAWRGLASKRDIAARDASGD; from the coding sequence TTGAGCAAGTCGCAAACGCAGAAGCGTCCGCGCAAAGGCAAGCCGGTCACTTTCGACACGGTGCGTCAGCTTGCACTCGCGCTGCCCGGCGTTGAGGAAGGGACCTCCTACGGGACACCCGCCTTCAAAGTCGGCGGAAAACTGCTTGCCCGCTTTCACCAGGACGGTGAGTCGCTGGTCCTCAAAACCGAGTACGCCGCGCGCGAGGTCTTGATTGGAGCCAATCCAAAAACTTTCTACATCACGGACCATTATCGCTGCTGGCCGTGGATGCTCGTGAGGATCTCGAACGTCGATCCGGGCGAGCTCGGTGCGCTTCTCGAGGAGGCGTGGCGCGGCCTTGCGTCCAAGCGTGACATAGCGGCCCGCGACGCGAGTGGGGATTAA
- the guaB gene encoding IMP dehydrogenase: MLAGDITEALTFDDVSLVPARSVVLPTEADTTTRFTRNIPLNIPISSAAMDTVTESHLAIAIAQQGGIGVVHKNLSIDVQRDEVDKVKRSESGMIVDPVTMTPDHPISDAVEVMERYRISGVPIVEENGHLVGILTNRDLRFETRLDLPISEAMTKDNLITVPVGTTLNEAKAILQRHRIEKLLVVDDNYRLKGLITVKDIQKAIRYPLAAKDGLGRLRVAAAVGATGDFLERAEELVRARVDALVIDTAHGHTESVISAAKKIKGRFPEVDLVAGNIATGEATRDLISAGIDAVKVGMGPGSICTTRVVSGAGVPQITAILECASAARGSGVPVIADGGIKYSGDISKAIAAGADSVMIGSLFAGTDESPGEIILFQGRSFKAYRGMGSISAMKEGSRDRYGQASEFQMSKLVPEGIEGRVPHKGPISSLVHQLVGGLRAGMGYCGCGTIAELHEKSRFIRVTSAGLRESHVHDVIITKEAPNYRIE, translated from the coding sequence ATGCTGGCAGGTGATATTACCGAGGCTCTCACCTTTGACGACGTTTCTCTCGTTCCCGCACGCAGCGTTGTCCTTCCCACTGAAGCCGACACTACAACTCGCTTCACGCGAAACATCCCGCTGAACATTCCGATTTCGTCCGCCGCAATGGATACGGTTACTGAATCGCATCTGGCTATTGCCATCGCGCAACAGGGCGGCATCGGTGTCGTGCACAAGAACCTCTCGATCGACGTCCAGCGCGACGAAGTCGACAAAGTGAAGCGCAGTGAGTCGGGCATGATAGTTGATCCGGTTACGATGACGCCCGATCATCCGATATCCGACGCGGTTGAGGTGATGGAGCGCTATCGCATTTCGGGCGTACCTATAGTCGAGGAAAACGGTCACCTCGTCGGGATTCTCACCAATCGCGATCTGCGGTTCGAAACGCGGCTGGACCTGCCGATCAGCGAGGCGATGACCAAGGACAACCTGATCACCGTTCCCGTCGGCACAACGCTCAACGAAGCTAAAGCGATCCTTCAGCGACACCGGATCGAGAAGCTGCTCGTCGTCGATGACAACTACAGGCTCAAGGGCCTGATTACCGTAAAAGACATTCAAAAGGCGATCAGGTATCCGCTCGCGGCTAAGGACGGGCTGGGACGCTTGCGCGTTGCAGCAGCGGTGGGCGCAACCGGAGATTTCCTGGAGCGCGCCGAAGAGTTGGTTCGCGCTCGCGTCGATGCGTTGGTGATCGACACGGCTCACGGGCACACCGAGAGCGTGATCTCCGCGGCGAAGAAGATAAAAGGCCGTTTCCCTGAAGTCGATCTCGTAGCCGGCAACATCGCCACAGGCGAAGCGACCCGCGACTTGATCTCTGCCGGGATCGATGCCGTCAAAGTAGGAATGGGTCCAGGGTCGATATGCACGACACGCGTGGTGAGCGGAGCCGGGGTCCCGCAGATTACTGCCATACTTGAATGCGCCAGCGCCGCCCGCGGATCCGGTGTGCCGGTCATCGCAGACGGCGGCATAAAGTACTCCGGCGACATAAGCAAGGCGATCGCGGCGGGCGCCGACTCGGTGATGATCGGCTCTCTGTTCGCCGGCACCGACGAGAGCCCGGGCGAGATAATCCTGTTTCAGGGCCGATCGTTCAAGGCATATCGCGGGATGGGTTCGATCTCCGCGATGAAGGAGGGCAGCCGCGATCGCTACGGCCAGGCGAGCGAGTTTCAGATGTCCAAGCTTGTGCCGGAAGGCATCGAAGGAAGAGTCCCGCACAAGGGCCCAATTTCGTCGCTCGTCCATCAACTAGTCGGAGGTCTGCGAGCGGGAATGGGCTACTGCGGCTGCGGCACGATCGCCGAGCTTCACGAGAAGTCGCGCTTCATTCGCGTAACGTCGGCCGGCTTGCGCGAAAGTCACGTTCACGACGTGATCATAACGAAGGAAGCACCGAATTACAGGATTGAGTGA
- a CDS encoding OmpH family outer membrane protein, whose protein sequence is MPTGKTASKKTAAEIKRAIEAIEAEIQKEKKKREKSGETFVSLTREQLENKLKRAESPVITWQSWNNTAPIGGTINYTVGVTNPDPFAWVNLAVAVAVGNRNPITSNDLFLSDFDRRFPTLAQPATIGFSLGPAGSATASTSFSFALRIPSGVEKTGYFGNSVLQQLNFHDVGKYLDRGVFFFGVV, encoded by the coding sequence ATGCCAACCGGAAAGACAGCAAGCAAAAAGACAGCAGCAGAAATCAAGCGGGCGATCGAGGCAATCGAGGCCGAGATTCAGAAAGAGAAGAAAAAGCGAGAGAAAAGCGGTGAGACGTTCGTTTCACTGACACGCGAGCAACTCGAGAACAAGCTGAAGCGCGCGGAATCACCCGTTATCACCTGGCAGAGCTGGAATAACACCGCTCCGATCGGCGGGACGATCAATTACACCGTAGGGGTGACGAATCCTGATCCTTTTGCGTGGGTAAACCTTGCGGTTGCCGTGGCAGTCGGAAATCGAAATCCGATCACGAGCAACGATCTCTTCTTGTCCGACTTCGACCGACGCTTTCCGACGCTGGCACAGCCGGCGACGATAGGTTTCTCGCTCGGCCCGGCGGGATCGGCGACCGCTTCCACATCGTTCAGCTTCGCGCTGAGGATCCCGAGCGGTGTCGAGAAGACGGGCTACTTCGGCAACTCGGTACTCCAACAACTCAACTTTCACGATGTCGGCAAGTACCTTGATCGCGGTGTCTTCTTCTTCGGCGTCGTCTGA
- a CDS encoding DUF433 domain-containing protein, whose amino-acid sequence MHDRISIEPQICHGRACIKGTRIPVSQILGMLANGDSIDGLLKAFPSIERADIHACLEYAALLAEEQVTPIEELAPTA is encoded by the coding sequence ATGCACGACAGAATTTCGATTGAGCCACAAATCTGCCACGGGCGGGCTTGCATCAAAGGCACACGCATTCCCGTATCTCAGATCCTCGGGATGTTGGCCAACGGCGATTCGATTGACGGCTTGCTCAAGGCTTTTCCCTCGATCGAGCGAGCGGATATCCACGCCTGTCTGGAGTATGCAGCGCTGCTTGCCGAAGAACAGGTCACGCCCATTGAAGAACTCGCCCCCACTGCATGA
- a CDS encoding choice-of-anchor D domain-containing protein, with amino-acid sequence MKKILPLALVLFGLAHLTFSQKTNESEQQPPAVKLEPSSIDFGDQVAKKPSKSQRITVTNTGGKKLYINSVVISGDERQDFAVVQDTCTGATIDSSKSCIVDVSFTPSATDGRNAAIVLTDNAADSPQKVPLTGKGINSSAVRPSGDKQER; translated from the coding sequence ATGAAAAAAATACTGCCGCTGGCTCTTGTACTCTTTGGATTAGCACACCTGACGTTTTCCCAAAAGACAAACGAGAGTGAGCAACAACCGCCAGCGGTCAAGCTCGAACCGAGCAGTATTGACTTCGGCGATCAAGTGGCGAAGAAGCCCAGCAAGTCGCAAAGAATCACTGTCACGAACACAGGCGGAAAGAAGCTATACATTAACAGCGTCGTGATCAGTGGTGATGAGCGACAAGATTTTGCGGTGGTTCAGGACACGTGCACAGGGGCGACCATCGATTCAAGCAAGAGCTGTATCGTTGATGTTAGCTTCACGCCGTCAGCAACCGACGGCCGCAACGCTGCGATCGTCCTCACGGACAATGCTGCGGACAGCCCGCAGAAGGTGCCGTTAACCGGGAAAGGCATCAACTCTTCCGCTGTGCGTCCCTCGGGAGACAAGCAGGAAAGGTAA
- a CDS encoding methyltransferase domain-containing protein, translated as MQRAKGKGNREWLALCSWRFALFLMPLDVKKSWNACGEAFDRFTSAEDSFSDNIERPAIKQLIGDITGARLLDLGCGSGTYSLWFAELGAQVVGLDISQTMISLAQAKASERGLKPDFRVADIREALPFPEAEFDMVFTGTSLHYVGDIDAMMKQVARVMKPGALLVASVLHPMSTALFPSSESEEVEGPNPWEGWYFGSPIRTIETPWLGYAGVSSEGRRIFCHHHTVSDYFNALTSAGLTVTALLEPAPSLELAAKNNARYYQAMRVPVFLILMAEPIT; from the coding sequence GTGCAAAGAGCAAAGGGCAAAGGAAATCGCGAGTGGCTTGCCCTTTGCTCTTGGCGCTTTGCTCTTTTTCTTATGCCCCTCGACGTGAAGAAAAGTTGGAATGCGTGTGGCGAAGCATTCGACCGATTCACCTCCGCCGAAGATTCGTTCTCAGACAACATCGAGCGTCCCGCCATCAAACAGTTGATCGGAGACATCACCGGTGCGCGACTCCTGGATCTGGGCTGCGGCTCTGGTACGTATTCACTTTGGTTCGCTGAGCTTGGCGCACAGGTAGTCGGGCTCGACATCTCGCAGACGATGATCTCGCTGGCGCAAGCCAAGGCTAGCGAGCGCGGCCTCAAGCCAGACTTTCGAGTAGCTGATATCCGTGAAGCGCTTCCGTTCCCCGAAGCCGAGTTCGACATGGTCTTCACGGGCACCTCGCTTCATTACGTTGGAGACATCGACGCGATGATGAAGCAAGTAGCGCGGGTGATGAAGCCGGGCGCGCTGCTGGTCGCAAGCGTTCTCCACCCTATGTCCACGGCGCTGTTCCCTTCGTCCGAATCGGAAGAGGTGGAAGGCCCGAACCCATGGGAAGGCTGGTATTTCGGTTCGCCGATCAGAACCATAGAAACTCCGTGGCTAGGCTACGCCGGCGTTTCAAGCGAAGGCCGCCGCATCTTCTGCCATCATCATACGGTCTCCGACTACTTCAACGCCCTGACATCAGCCGGTCTAACAGTCACGGCGTTGTTGGAACCTGCACCGTCCCTGGAGCTCGCCGCAAAGAACAACGCCCGCTACTATCAGGCGATGCGCGTGCCCGTATTCTTGATCCTTATGGCTGAGCCGATTACGTAG
- a CDS encoding YdeI/OmpD-associated family protein, whose product MGTKDPRVDAYIAKSASFAKPILTHLRKLIHDTCPSVEETMKWSFPHFMCKSPGQRNPRVLCSMASFTQHCALTVWYTSGGTMSGEPKPAEGMGQYGKITSIADLPKDKELIKQIKEAVKLHDSGVKPAARARSTDTKELEIPDYFTAALKKNKKALATFGQFNYSNKKEYVEWVTEAKTEETRKKRLATAIEWMSEGKVRNWKYVRG is encoded by the coding sequence ATGGGAACCAAAGACCCGCGTGTGGATGCTTACATCGCAAAGTCGGCGAGCTTCGCGAAGCCGATACTAACTCACCTCAGAAAGCTGATTCACGACACGTGCCCGTCTGTTGAGGAAACGATGAAGTGGAGCTTTCCGCATTTCATGTGCAAGAGCCCCGGCCAGCGAAATCCCCGCGTGCTCTGCAGCATGGCTTCTTTCACGCAACACTGCGCCCTCACCGTCTGGTACACGAGCGGAGGCACAATGAGCGGCGAGCCCAAACCCGCGGAAGGCATGGGTCAGTACGGCAAGATCACCAGCATCGCCGATTTGCCCAAAGACAAAGAGTTGATCAAACAGATCAAAGAGGCGGTTAAGCTTCACGACTCCGGCGTAAAACCTGCCGCGCGTGCCCGATCGACCGATACGAAAGAGTTGGAGATCCCCGATTACTTCACAGCGGCGCTGAAGAAGAACAAGAAGGCGCTCGCGACGTTCGGGCAGTTCAACTACAGCAACAAGAAGGAGTATGTTGAATGGGTCACCGAGGCTAAGACCGAGGAGACTCGAAAGAAGCGGCTCGCGACGGCAATCGAATGGATGTCCGAAGGAAAGGTGAGAAACTGGAAGTACGTCAGAGGTTGA
- a CDS encoding DUF5615 family PIN-like protein, translated as MGHDVLDIRGTVDQGMPDDLLWIRVQGERRLLITTDKGFVQPRDEQHCGILVVRLKQPNEQKIHQRVMQAMNHFPEQEWPGLTRRNERCGSKHLANSIAQG; from the coding sequence ATGGGACACGACGTGCTGGATATTCGCGGTACAGTCGATCAGGGGATGCCCGACGACTTGCTGTGGATTAGAGTCCAAGGTGAACGGCGTTTGCTGATTACTACAGACAAAGGGTTCGTCCAGCCCCGCGATGAACAGCATTGCGGGATTCTAGTAGTGCGCTTGAAGCAGCCGAATGAACAAAAGATTCACCAAAGAGTTATGCAGGCGATGAATCACTTTCCCGAACAAGAATGGCCGGGATTAACTCGTCGTAATGAGAGATGCGGTTCAAAGCACTTGGCGAACTCCATAGCACAGGGATGA
- a CDS encoding diacylglycerol kinase family protein — MSGIPVASYQRRRVMNPKSATIIYNPMSGRPARRAEAVRRMIGLLAERGIDADARPTAGPGDATRLAREALTEGADIIISYGGDGTLNEVIQVMTGSRTALAVWPGGTSNVVARDLGVPFDIEELADMIAAGKTRRIALGLAKAGSGFRVPGSAFEAGSGFRVPGSEIGAQRAAIETVSANAEPGTRNPEPGTTGRYFLMMAGIGLDASVARGVNKKLKRRTGEFAYWISGLKHFFSWRGEPFTIEVDGRRYQSAFALIGNGKGYGGGMTITPGAKLEEPWFEVFILPPLANNVAYLRALAGCMRGKPEVAGAALVRGKHVAANSTHEPWVEADGEILGPLPMTFDVVPDALSVIVP, encoded by the coding sequence ATGAGCGGCATTCCAGTTGCCTCTTATCAGCGTCGGCGCGTGATGAACCCCAAATCAGCAACAATAATCTACAATCCGATGTCGGGGCGTCCCGCGCGCCGCGCCGAAGCCGTCCGCCGAATGATCGGACTGCTGGCCGAACGCGGTATCGACGCCGACGCGCGCCCGACGGCGGGGCCTGGGGACGCGACCCGCCTCGCGCGAGAAGCGCTAACCGAAGGGGCGGACATTATCATCAGCTACGGCGGAGACGGAACGTTGAATGAAGTAATCCAGGTAATGACCGGTAGCCGGACCGCGCTTGCCGTGTGGCCCGGCGGCACCTCGAACGTTGTAGCGCGCGATTTGGGAGTTCCATTCGATATCGAAGAACTCGCCGACATGATCGCCGCTGGTAAGACTCGGCGCATCGCTCTCGGTCTTGCGAAGGCGGGTTCCGGGTTCCGGGTTCCGGGTTCCGCGTTCGAGGCCGGTTCAGGGTTCCGGGTTCCGGGTTCCGAGATCGGTGCTCAGCGTGCCGCGATTGAGACCGTCAGCGCAAATGCAGAACCCGGAACCCGGAACCCGGAACCCGGAACCACCGGACGGTATTTTCTCATGATGGCGGGTATCGGGCTCGACGCCTCCGTCGCGCGCGGCGTCAACAAGAAGCTCAAACGGAGAACGGGCGAGTTCGCTTACTGGATTTCGGGCCTCAAGCATTTTTTTTCGTGGCGCGGCGAACCGTTCACAATCGAAGTAGACGGCCGCCGCTACCAAAGCGCTTTTGCGTTGATCGGGAACGGCAAGGGATACGGTGGAGGGATGACGATCACTCCAGGCGCGAAGCTGGAGGAGCCGTGGTTCGAGGTGTTCATATTGCCGCCGCTGGCGAACAACGTCGCTTACCTGCGAGCGCTTGCCGGGTGCATGCGAGGAAAGCCCGAAGTCGCCGGGGCCGCTCTGGTCAGAGGCAAACACGTTGCGGCGAACTCGACCCACGAGCCGTGGGTCGAAGCCGATGGCGAGATCCTCGGTCCGCTGCCGATGACCTTCGATGTGGTGCCCGATGCGCTTTCGGTGATCGTTCCGTAG